TGTGTAGATTGTCTTTCCAAGCACAAATAAGTGTGCTACTGAGCACGTAACCTTATCTTTGTTTAAACATTCTCGTTTAATGCTAGACAATCAGTCAATGCTGTCTATCCCTTTAATTTTTAGAACCTATCGGTTTAGAAAGGAGTTCCCTATGGCTTTAAAAATCGTGTATAAAATCTGTTGTGGAATTGATGTACACAAAACCTTTGTGGTTGCATGTATTGCTTCCACTAATTCTAATGGAATTACCACCTATAAAAGCCATCGCTTTTCTACCTACACGAAGGGTTTAAGAGAGCTGTTACAATGGCTTTTGGACAATAACTGCAAGGATGTTTGCATGGAATCTACCGGGAAATACTGGATTCCTGTGTTTAATATATTAGAAAGCTCCTGCAACATCATACTTGCACATCCTAAATATGTTAAGGCTATTCGTGGTAAAAAAACTGACAAGAAAGATGCAAAATGGATTGCTGACCTGTTTAAGCATGATCTTGTTGCCGCTAGCTTTATACCTCCCGCTGATATTAGACAACTTCGTGACTTAATGCGCTATCGCTTTAAGCTTATTTGCTTTATGTCTAGCGAAAAGAACAGACTCCAAAATTGTCTCACGGTTTCTAACATACAGTTAGGAAACATTGTTTCAGATACTTTCGGTAAAAGTTCTCAAAAGATAATTGATAAGCTTCTAGAAAATCCTCTTGATACTTCCTTTGATATTGGATCTTTAATTCATGGTTCTATGCTAAAAAAACTCCCTGAGCTGGAACTCGCTGTTGATGGTTATATTACACCTGAACAAGCTGGAAAATTAAAGATCATCAAAGGACATTTTGAAGATTTGGAATCCCGGAAAGCAGAGTTAGAAAAACTAATTCTTGCGCTCGCTGCGCCTTATCAACAAGAACTAGACATAATTCTAACCGCTCCATCGTTTAAAAATATTTTCTCGGCTATTACTGTAATATCTGAAATCGGCGTAAATATGGAGGCTTTTCCTTCAGCGAAACACTTATGCTCATGGGCTGGACTCACTCCAACTAACAATGAGAGTGCAGGCAAGAAAAAATCTGTCCGGGTTTCCAAAGCAGGATGTTACATTAAGCCGCTTCTTGTGCAGTGTGCTAACTCTGTAGTTAAAAGCGAGAAACATCCTGAAATTCGTAACCGCTATTTGCGCATCAAAAAGCGTCGCGGCCACAAGAAAGCAATCATTGCTATTGCAAGAATGCTTCTTACAGCATTATACAACATGTTGAAGAAGAAAGAACCATATAATGCTGAATTATATAAAAAATCTGATGCTTTTCCCGCAAAACGCGAGATTACGGTTGAGCAAGCTATACTATTAGCTCAACTTCAAGGCTATAAAATAAAGCCAGCTATTTAGCATTAACACTTACTTCGATATTTAATTTTTAAAAAGTCATCAAAAGATGGCTTGTTTGCTATGCCATTTTATTCTTATTGCAATTTGTACTTTTAATTTCAACCTTATACCTTCCTTCTCTATTCTATATTTTCATCTTTCTTACTGCATTTTTCTTCCAGCAGCCACGGCAGCATAACTTCAAATTCCAATTGAATAACTGGTTTTGGAAAATTATCTGGTACAAGGTTTAACTTATCAGTAAATGTAAACTTCACATTATCAATTTTGATAATATTTAAATCATCCCACTTCCTAGTTCCAGCATCAGGTCTTTTAACTATTTCCCCCACCAAATGATAAAAACCCATATATAAATGCTTACCTGTATCAGTTTCAAACTCCATAAATTCCCCTTCTTTTTGAGGGTTAATCCCTAACATTGTATAAAAGTCCAGCACTTCTTGCGAAAATGTTTTACAATTCTTTATATAATTTCTACAGTAATCACAGTTACAGCCTTCTTCAACTGTTATGCTATCATAATATTCTTTTGTTTTTTCAACATCTATTTTAAGTATCCAGTCTTGCAAGCAAACTTTCTTCATCATAATATTTATTCCTTTAAGCCTCCTTTAGTCTTATTAATTTTTATACATTGCATATTTCTTTTATAATCCACCAATTATATATGACAACACATCAAATTTACTGAGTAATACTGATGTTAATATTGTAAATATCAATACCTTTAAATATTGATATTTGTTTTTCGGTAAAGTGCAAAACAGTATGATAGCAGCAATCAAATAAAATCCTGAAACTGGGGAAAATGTATAAAGAAAGTTATACCCTTCTGAAACCAGCATCCCAATAGGAAGAGCAGCACACAGTGCTGCAAGCCATCCACTCCCCCTGCTAAACCAGACAACATAGGCAGCCAGCGGGGATGCAAAGGCAATTAATCCCCAACGGACAAAATAATATACGGGAAAGAAGTTAAATAACTTCATTGAATATATGTAATAAGCCAGCAGCATTCCCACAAAAAAGGTAAAAACATGAATTGCTCCCACTTTAGGTGTTCTGCTCCATGCAGCAATAATAGCAGCAATAAAAACCCATATTCCAATTCTTGAACTTATATTGCTAATTATGTTAATTAAACTGCCAACTGCACCATTAGAAGGTATAGTATCAACATATTTTGCCAGGAATCCAGAAAAGATTCCTAAAATAAAAAATAATATAATTCGGATTGCTTTTCCCTTGATATTTGGCATGGCATCATTCCCCATTTTCTATTTTATTTTCTTGTTTTATATATCTTATCGTAGTAGTTTTTAAAAGCCAAAACATCCTCATAAAATCCTGTTTTAAATACCAAAATGCTTACTGCTGTAATAATTATGACTGGGACAACTAAATATAAAGCACCGCCATAAGCATCTAAAATATTTAGCATACGCAGCAGTCCCAAGACCAAATGAACAGGCAGTAAACCAAAGATAAAAATATAAACTCCTGACAGCAAAAACATAGTTACTTTAAACGCTATTCTATTGCCCTTGTAATACAAAAATATGTTAAATAAAATCATTCCGCTAATAAAGATTTTTCCTGTTAATCCTTTAGTACCGTTAGATACTAAACTTAAAGTAAAATCTGCGAGTAAAAGAAGAATTAAAATAATTGTACCAGTATTTACAATTTTCTTGCCTCTATTAACCTGTTCACTGCTAAAAAGCAAAATTATCTATCCCTTCTAATAAACTGAATTGTAGAATTACTTAATCCCATATCATCATTTGTAATCAATAAATCTTAAAAAACTTCCAATATTTATTGCTTGACATTTAACGATAAATAAAATGCTTTTAATTCATCCTTAATATCCTGTGATAAGTAATGCCATCTTATATTCCGAATGGCACCTTCTAAAGCATATAACCTGTTTATGCAAGCACTACTTCAATAATGTATATCAACTCATTATAATCTCTGAATCAAAAAATCGTTCTTGGAACTCCACCAGCGCTTGTATTTGTTCTTTGCTGTATTTGTGTGGATGCTTTGATACTACCAATTTATCTTCAATATCATTTTTTCTATGAATTATTGCTATTACAACACCCTCAAATTCTTCTAGAGGCTGAAACTCTCCTATAATATAAGCATCAACTTCTTCACCATCTTCAGAGATTGTGTTAGGTATATATCCGTAATTTAGGAGATAATATATTTCATGCTCTGGGTGTTTTGAGCATAACGGCCTATCAACAATGACTTTAACCTTTTTATTCAAATATTCACGCATTATACTCTCTCCTTTTCTATAATATAATAAATGATTAATTGAATCATTAAATATAATTTGTATATCATTTTTATACTTGTTTACTATTTTACTTATATATCTTATATCTTCATAATTTAACATTAGAACATCTTTATTATTTAAAGCTCTTCCTAATGGTAATATAACTCTTATACCAATTTTTTTAAAATTATTTTTTATCATTAATATTACAAATTCTTCAAAATTTATTATATTAACTTTATTAATGGTTATTGTAGGTTCAAAATCAATTATTTTAAGATTATTAAGTAACATTAAATTTTTAAATGTTTCAGTAAACGCAAAATTATCCCCTCTTAAATAATTATGTACATATTTATTTGGTCCATCTAAACTTATACTAATTTCTCTAACGCCTGATATTGCAAGTTCATAAATCACTTCTTTATTTAGAAGCATCCCGTTACTCGCCAAACTTACCCTTACATTATTTTGCTTTAATATTCTTGTACAATTTATTAATTCGGTTTTTTTTAAAAGTGGTTCACCTCCAGAAAAACATACATTATAAGGTTTTAGTTGAGATATATTCATTATAAGTTTATATAACTCTTTTTCTGTTATATCGTCATCATTACCACTATTATTGAAACAATGAAGACATCTTAAATTACATTTGTTAGTTATATTAATAACAAATTGTAATGGAGCTGACAGATACATTGCGTTAATTATAATTAATCCCTCCCACATATTTATATACCGACATTGTCAAGATAAACATTTTATAAAGTAAAATTTAGATTTTCATTTCTTTAGATTCATTATTGATAACATTATTTTCACCACTTGCGTTATAGCAATGTAAACATCGTAAATTGCAGTTATTTGTTATATCAAAAGCAAGTTCATGCGGACCTACTAAAATATTCCCATGACTATTAAAATCAGAGTATATATCCATTGCAAATCCACTTTCTTAGTATTAGAACCACAAATATTTTTAATGGATTTATCCAAAATCTTTTTATTTTTTCTATTTATTTAATCATGCCTTTATACATTTTTATTTTATATTGATATATTTCCAATGTCTACTATATCTTTGTATAGTTTTTACATAAAAAGCAAAAAAACTATACAAAAGTATAGTCTTAAAATTTAATCTATATCTATTAAATTTAATTTAACCGCTTTTGTAACTGCTTCCTGAATGCTTTTTACACATAGCTTCTCAATTATTTTCCTCTTATGATATTTTACAGTAACTGGTTTAATTCCAAGCTCTATCGATATGGCCAATTCTTTATAACCCTTTGCAAGCATTAGCAATATCTCTATCTGATTATCAGTTAAATTTATATTGCAGTTATTTAGTTATTGCTCTTTTATATTGGTTTTATATTCATCGGCAATTTTATCTGCAAGCAATTCTAAAACTATAGTCATTTCATCTGCCATGCCATATTCTATCGTCGATACATCAAGATATCCTATTATCTTTTCATCTATAATGATAGGCGCTGCAATACAATACCACTTTTTCAAAATGTCACAGTAATGTTGCTGAGGTTCTAAATATACTAATCTTTTTAATTGCATCGCCATTGATATGGCATTTGTCCCTACGGCTTCTTCTTTAAAAGACGTACCTATTCTAAAACCCGATTTATCTATGCAACTACGTGTTTTCTTATTACATCTTATATTTAGAAGATAACCATCGTCATCAGTTAATAAAAATATGTATTCTCCTTTAGTCAGATTTAAAATATTATCAACACAATTGTGAAATACATTGATAAGTCCTATGTTTTTATTTAATCTGATTTGTAAATCTTCTTCTTTTAAAGTTATAACAGGAGACGGTATTGAGCTTATAAGGCCTATCTCCATACATCTTTTATATGAAGAAAGTATTTCATTATATATTTGTAATTCTTCCACAAAAACTCACCTCATTAAATACTCACACACGTTACAATACAATTTATTATTTCTACAAAATATTTCATATTCCTTCTATGTTTTTGAAAAAATTAGTATTATTTGCAAAGTCTTTTATTTGTAAAAAAATAAGCTACTGTACAATCTATACAGTGCTTTTTGTTTAGTTATAGTTTACTATTCTTGTTTCAAAAATTGTCGACCCGTTGCCTACAATCTTAATTCTGCTTGTACCGTTTCTGGCTTCTATCGTCTTTGTTCCTTTTTCACTTTGTTCAAGTTTTGCAAGCGTCACAAATTATTTCAGATTTTGGTCTCTGGAAATTGGATATACCTATTGAGATTATTTGTTAAAACTCTCATAATTATTATAGTCCTCACTTTAACTCCAAACGTTCAAAAGTAAAATTTGCAAATAGCAGAAATATTCCCGACATCAAAAACATTGCAATGTCTGCTGATAAAACTCCTATCGTCATACTCTTAGTTACAATGCCTAATGGAACAGATATAGCACCTACAGGTACAAGAACAATAACAAAAGCAAATAATTTGAAAAGTGGCAATACCGCTTTTAAATCAGCTTTTGAAGGTAAAAGCGTATTTAAAAACGAACTCGAAAAATTAGCTAAAGTTGTAAAACCTAATATAAAGAGTATTGCTGTTAAAGCATTTAATATACCACATTTTATAAGTATTGAAGCAGGTGCTATAAGAAGCAATGCTGTTATAAATGACTTTAATATAGGTACAGCATTTACAGCTATCAATTTCTCTATTCCCTCTCCCGGAATTATGTAAATGTACATTTTATTTAATTCTCTACTTATTGTGGATATAAAGCTTGTCAGCCAGCCAATGTATGCATAAATAAAAGCTAATGCAAATATTTTCATCGGATCATTTTTGGGAAGGAAATATCCAAGAGCAATTGATACAACTAAAATTGCAAGATTATAATAATTAAAATAAATAGATCCCATTTCTCTCTTGTTTTCTACCATTTTAAGCCATATGTAAGCCCACGGACCTTTTGGTGCAAAATTCACGTCAATTTTTTTCTTTTTCTTTACAAGCTGTTTTTCCGTATAATCCGCGTGATAATCTTCTATTTTAGCCTTAGTTTTTATCGATATAAACTTCTCTGTATAGAATATCGCTTCTTCATAATAATCTGTTGCAAAATACACCGAAATTAAAGTAATAACAGCTATTGCAACTATTTGTATAACTATAAATTCAATATTATATTGGGTAACTCCAGTAAAATAAGAGAGTATTAACTGCTTCGAAGGTCCTATAATCGGAACATAATTCCATGTATTTGAATTAAAATAATTAAATAAACCAAATATCGATTCCTCTTTATACATAAAGTACATGCCAAATCCAGCAATTAAAGCAACTAACCCATTTAAAAAATATTTTATCTTTTTCTTTGCATTAAACTTCATTGAAATTGAGTATGCCAAAAAGCCTATCGGTGTTAATGTAAGATAATATGTAAATATTCCTATATATCCAAAAATTAAATTATTTGAATGTTTATTGACTTCCATAGAAACACTTAAAAAGGGAATAAAAAGACTAAATAAAAGCGCATAGAATAAATTCTTAAAGCTTGCTCTTATTATATACCAAAGAAATATGACCCTCTCTTTTATGGGTGATGACAAAAGTAATGCATTGTCACCTTCTCCCAAAATGATACCCGGTTGCTTTAATGAACTATATAATGTTAAAAGCACAGTCAAAAGCATAAAAGCGATTATACCGCTATTTAGATACGAAAATTTTATCGAACTTATTTCACTAAATGTTTTACCACTGTTTGCAAAAACAGGTATAAGTATAAATAAAAACCACACAAACTGCAGTAAATATATAAAAATTTTTGTAGGCTTTTTTATTATATCTTTTATAAAGTTTTTTAATTTTAACATATCAAGTACAAACAGTGCTTTTATATCGCTCATTTTGTAACCTCCAAAAACACATCTTCAAGTGTACCGCCAGGGCCGGCTTTTTCCATCAATTCATCAAGAATGCCTTCGTAGATAAGCTTTCCCGTTTTTAAAATAAGCACTCTATCGCCAAGATTTTGTACAGAATCTAACATATGTGTACTTAAAAGGACAGCCTTTCCTTCTTTTTTTAGTTCAACAATAGTATCCTTAAGTTCTCTTATAGCTTTAGGGTCAAGTCCTACAAAAGGTTCGTCAAACAACATGACTTCTGGCCTATGTAAAAGGCCGCATATGACCATAACCTTTTGCCTCATCCCTTTTGATAAACTGCCGCCAAGTTCATCCTTTTTATCAAGAAGGTCATATGCCTCAAGATACTTCAATGCATCATTTTCCCAATTATCAATATTATATGCAAGCCCTATAAATTTAAGGTGTTCCCACACCGTAAGCAAAGGATATATGTCTGGCGTTTCAGGTATGTATGCAAGTTTTCTTTTAGCCTGCGGGTCTCTATTGTCATATCCGCAAACATTTATATCCCCTTCAGTTTTTTTTAAGAGCCCCATTATAGTCTTCAATGTCGTGCTTTTGCCAGCGCCATTTGGGCCTATCAACCCTACAACTTCTCCGGGGTATATTTCAAAGGATATACCGTCTACAGCCTTAACTTTGCCATAATATTTTTTTACATTTTTAAGAGATAAAACACTTTTCATCATGAACCTCCATTATCATTTTCTCTTAATTTTTAATATTACTATAAATTTTTTTAAATTTCCACTATACTTTTGTATAGGGTTTATGTTAAATGCTGCTATGGCTGCACCTCTTGCGCCATCTTCTACCTTCTCATATAGTTCTATTATACATCATAAGCAAAATCCTTTTATAAATTATTTCTACAAAGAATTTTAAATACCTTTGTGAATGTCAATACAAAATTTTATTTACATCCGTGTCTCTACGACCATCTTTCTTCCTGTTTTTATTTTCGTGCTTTGAAAAGGAAGATTGCATTTCCATCAGTTACAAGATTTTTACTGAAGCCTGGTAATATTTCTTCAAGTTTATTTACTAATTTACTAAATATTCCATTAACTAAATTTTCTTTTTCAAAAACTTTTTGAAAAATCTTGAATATTATTTGCTCTGGGAACGTCTTTTTGGCTATTAAATCCACACATAAATCTTAGTTGTCCATTTCTTGGTAATTCCCATCTTAAACTTTCAATGGAGTTATATTGATAAACAATACCGGCAAGTATTGAGTTTCACATAACTCTAATCGGACAATCTCTACCTTTTTATTTTCTCTTTTTCGAGTTACTACATAAGTTCTTCATCTGGTATATGTTTTTCAACTTCACTTCATTGTTATGGTATAATAGTCATAGTGATACTCCCTTGTAGTTTTTTAGTTTTTGTTCTAATTACTTTTATACATTACAAAATTTAGCGGGTTTCATATCTTTTTTTAATTTTTTATTCTTTTTAATGTTTTTTATATTTCTGAGAAGGTATCAACAATAAGCAAGTTGAGAAATTTGAAGCGATAATACAAAATGGATTGCCCTTTGGAATAAATAATTTTATTTATCAGGAATTACTACATTTACTGCATAGTGATATACGTTTTTATTTAAACATCAATAATATTTCGTCAATTATTTACAATCATAACCACCCGTAAAACGGGTGGTTTGCTCTGAGGCTATAAGCCTCTATTACTAGCCAGCGTCTAAAGGCGCTGGCTTTCACTTTGTTCAAGCCACCATGCATTTGTCACTTTTGCTCGTCCCTAAAGGGACAAATGTACTACGGGCTACCCCTTAAAGGGGTCCTCATATTCTTTTACACTTAATTTGTCCAACATAATATCTCGCTTTTCTTGTTCCTGAATGTATTTCTTTATTGTTGCCTCATTTAGTCCTACAGTGCTTACATAATATCCTTCCGCCCAAAAATGTCTATTGCCAAATTTATACTTTAGATTTGCATGCCTGTCAAATATCATCAATGCACTCTTCCCTTTTAAGTATCCCATAAAACTAGATACACTAATTTTTGGTGGTATACTCACTAACATGTGTACATGATCCGGCATTAGATGTCCTTCTATTATTTCCACTCCTTTGTATTTACATAGTTCTTTTAATATATCCCTTATACTTTCTTTGTATTGATTATATATTATTTTTCGTCTATACTTAGGAGTGAACACAATGTGGTATTTGCACATCCATTTTGTGCGTGCCATTTCATCTCGTTTATTAGCCATTAAATCACCTTTCCTTTTGTTATATATAGTAGCTTGAACAACTCTATTATAACGGAAAGGTGATTTTTTGTATAACTTCTGTCGCGCACCCGCATAGCGGGTGGTTTTTTGTTTCGCTCGCTTTGCGAGCTCAACAGGCTAAAGCCCAATCGAATAAAAAAAACAGGAATAATCCTGTTTTACTCTTTCAAAAGCCTTAAAAACTCTCCTGCATGTACTCTTTCTTCATCTGTTATATTTGCCAAAGGTATTATAGCACAACAGAACCGTCCTCTTGTATCATTGTGTTATAGGAGTGGCTTTATATCCATTTCATTTAATGTCTCTACTAACTGCTTTATAGTACCTTCTCTATCTCTAAAATATTGGCTGCCACGGATTCTGAAGAATTTCCATCCTAAGCGCTCCAAAATAAGTTGTCTGTTCCAATCATCCTCCCATCTTTCTGGACCATGATATGCGTCACCATCGCACTCTATTGCAAGTTTTTCATTCATTCCAAACACAACAAAATCTATACGTTTATAACCTACTCTATACTGCGGTTTAACAGAATATCCTAAGCTAATAAGGTCTTTCAATACCTTGCGTTCAAATTCTGACTCACATGCATCCTCCAGTTTTTCATATTGCTCCACAAATCTGTGCGGATTCATACAATACCTTATTAAGCGTGATCTTACATCTTCTGGATGGAATTCGTCAGGATCAATAGAATAAAATAAAAACAATTGACTTCTAGCCCTACTTACTGCAACATTGAAGCGGCGCCGGTCATCCTCTTTATTTAAAACAGCTAATCTATGCTCCCCTTTAGCTTCTACCAATGATAAAAACATTATATCCCTTTCATCGCCTTGGAAATAATAAGCATCACCACAGCGTATCTTTCTTTTTCGCATCTCTTCCGGCCCTAGGCTATCTAAAAGCTTTGTTTCTATAAATTCCGCTTGCTCTTTTCCCAAAAGCGATATTACTCCCATCGACATATCCTTGTATCTTGGATCATTGCAACATGCCAAAATTTTTTCGACCAACATTTCAGCTTCTGGCTCATTTATCTTGGTTCCCGGTATTCTATATCCATTATCCACTTTTATAGGAACTATTGGTTGCCAATCTTCACCTAACTTTGCCTCTCTTTCTCTAAGTGGCAATATTTCACCTTGGTACATGAGATCATTGCTAAACTGAATTATCTCTGGTAAACACCTAAAATGTTCTTTCAGCATGATAGTTCCTGGGAATATCTGTTTAGCTAAATCGTATAGACTGTATTGAGGCTCATAAAGCTCTTTATGAGGCACTCCATCTAGATATCCATCCATGAGATCATGTATTTCACCTAGGTTAATGCCGACTCCTTGCGGACTTATCTGTTTATCGTCTCCAACAATCAACGCCTTTTTAGCTCTAAACATAGCCAATATTCCAAAAATATCTACTTGGCTGCTTTCATCAACTATAACAACGTCAAATGGTTTATCCCACGGTAAAAAATTCTCTATCACTTTATTAATAGGCATAATCCATACAGGGACGGCATTCCTCGCCTTTTGCATTTCTGCTTGAGCAATTTGTTTACGGCGTAAAGCATATTTTCCTGTACCCTTTCCTATTCTCTTCATTTGCTGTTGCCATGCTATAAGGCTTCTGCGTTGCTCTTCCGTAACATTTATTGACAAGTTGAGCCATGTTAAATTAGTAACTAAATCAACAATGATTCTGCTCTCATCATTTTTTAGACTTTCTAACTTTTTTGTTAAACTGACGACATCATCAGACAATAATTTTCTAAGCCACGTTTCTGCCTTGCGCCATTTCCAAGCATCCATTACATTATCAGGTAATGTTAGCGGTGTCCCATTGCCACCATCTTTTAAAATCTTTTCTACCCATCGAGGTGCAACACCGTCAAGTTTTTCTTTTAATTTTTTAAATTCATCTTCTAGCACTTCAACTTTTTTTAACCTTCTAATATTGTCAAGTATAGAATCCCATTTAGACCAGTCTTCGTCTTTTAATGCTTTAAATAACTCTCTCCACAAATAAGAAACATCCGCATTTGACTCGATCTCTTCTTCTAAATATTTTTCAATAACATTGTACTTTTCACTGAAATCTTTGTAGTACAAATAATTTAAGATGTTTGTTAATTGATTTATAACCACTTCTATAGAAGCAAGGCTGTTGTCTTTAAAGCTTAAACCTACTTCTTCAACACAAGATTTTAAAAGTTTCCATTTGTTTTGATGCCAATCAAAAACATCTTTAATAAGTTTTAAGTAATCATGTAACAAAACTTCAAATCTTGGATTGGCAGTATCCAATTCTGGCCCATCTAAAACTGTAACAAACTTCTTCCATTCATTCGATATATTATTTTTTATTATACGTTGTTCGATTTCCGCTAGTAATACTGACGTATCCTCTTTAGTTGTTATAAAAGCATTATTTAGGCGGCAACTATTTATAATTTTCTTAAACTTTGGATTAAACAATTTTGCAATAAAATTTATCTTCTTTGATTTCTCAAGATAATTTTGCATATCTTCTACATCATTTTTCAATTCAGTTAAAACACAATCCGAAGGCAATACTATTTCATACTTACTTGTGTATTGCTTAAGCTTTATTAGTTCCTCAATTTGACTTGTCATTCGCTCATAAAAATTTGCCCAACTTTCATAGAGATAATCGCCTTTACCCACATCTTGAAAA
The nucleotide sequence above comes from Thermoanaerobacterium sp. CMT5567-10. Encoded proteins:
- a CDS encoding IS110 family transposase, which produces MALKIVYKICCGIDVHKTFVVACIASTNSNGITTYKSHRFSTYTKGLRELLQWLLDNNCKDVCMESTGKYWIPVFNILESSCNIILAHPKYVKAIRGKKTDKKDAKWIADLFKHDLVAASFIPPADIRQLRDLMRYRFKLICFMSSEKNRLQNCLTVSNIQLGNIVSDTFGKSSQKIIDKLLENPLDTSFDIGSLIHGSMLKKLPELELAVDGYITPEQAGKLKIIKGHFEDLESRKAELEKLILALAAPYQQELDIILTAPSFKNIFSAITVISEIGVNMEAFPSAKHLCSWAGLTPTNNESAGKKKSVRVSKAGCYIKPLLVQCANSVVKSEKHPEIRNRYLRIKKRRGHKKAIIAIARMLLTALYNMLKKKEPYNAELYKKSDAFPAKREITVEQAILLAQLQGYKIKPAI
- a CDS encoding DUF6518 family protein; this encodes MPNIKGKAIRIILFFILGIFSGFLAKYVDTIPSNGAVGSLINIISNISSRIGIWVFIAAIIAAWSRTPKVGAIHVFTFFVGMLLAYYIYSMKLFNFFPVYYFVRWGLIAFASPLAAYVVWFSRGSGWLAALCAALPIGMLVSEGYNFLYTFSPVSGFYLIAAIILFCTLPKNKYQYLKVLIFTILTSVLLSKFDVLSYIIGGL
- a CDS encoding TfoX/Sxy family DNA transformation protein, coding for MNRLYALEGAIRNIRWHYLSQDIKDELKAFYLSLNVKQ
- a CDS encoding inorganic diphosphatase, producing MREYLNKKVKVIVDRPLCSKHPEHEIYYLLNYGYIPNTISEDGEEVDAYIIGEFQPLEEFEGVVIAIIHRKNDIEDKLVVSKHPHKYSKEQIQALVEFQERFFDSEIIMS
- a CDS encoding putative ABC exporter domain-containing protein is translated as MSDIKALFVLDMLKLKNFIKDIIKKPTKIFIYLLQFVWFLFILIPVFANSGKTFSEISSIKFSYLNSGIIAFMLLTVLLTLYSSLKQPGIILGEGDNALLLSSPIKERVIFLWYIIRASFKNLFYALLFSLFIPFLSVSMEVNKHSNNLIFGYIGIFTYYLTLTPIGFLAYSISMKFNAKKKIKYFLNGLVALIAGFGMYFMYKEESIFGLFNYFNSNTWNYVPIIGPSKQLILSYFTGVTQYNIEFIVIQIVAIAVITLISVYFATDYYEEAIFYTEKFISIKTKAKIEDYHADYTEKQLVKKKKKIDVNFAPKGPWAYIWLKMVENKREMGSIYFNYYNLAILVVSIALGYFLPKNDPMKIFALAFIYAYIGWLTSFISTISRELNKMYIYIIPGEGIEKLIAVNAVPILKSFITALLLIAPASILIKCGILNALTAILFILGFTTLANFSSSFLNTLLPSKADLKAVLPLFKLFAFVIVLVPVGAISVPLGIVTKSMTIGVLSADIAMFLMSGIFLLFANFTFERLELK
- a CDS encoding ABC transporter ATP-binding protein; protein product: MKSVLSLKNVKKYYGKVKAVDGISFEIYPGEVVGLIGPNGAGKSTTLKTIMGLLKKTEGDINVCGYDNRDPQAKRKLAYIPETPDIYPLLTVWEHLKFIGLAYNIDNWENDALKYLEAYDLLDKKDELGGSLSKGMRQKVMVICGLLHRPEVMLFDEPFVGLDPKAIRELKDTIVELKKEGKAVLLSTHMLDSVQNLGDRVLILKTGKLIYEGILDELMEKAGPGGTLEDVFLEVTK
- a CDS encoding transposase, coding for MLAGIVYQYNSIESLRWELPRNGQLRFMCGFNSQKDVPRANNIQDFSKSF
- the tnpA gene encoding IS200/IS605 family transposase; amino-acid sequence: MANKRDEMARTKWMCKYHIVFTPKYRRKIIYNQYKESIRDILKELCKYKGVEIIEGHLMPDHVHMLVSIPPKISVSSFMGYLKGKSALMIFDRHANLKYKFGNRHFWAEGYYVSTVGLNEATIKKYIQEQEKRDIMLDKLSVKEYEDPFKG